From the Armatimonadota bacterium genome, the window CAACAGATCGAGCAAGACCGCCTGAAGAGGCAGGTGGAGGCGGAAGTGCAGGCGTACGCCGAGGTGAAACGCGCCGAGGCACAACAAAAAGCAGCCGAGCTGGAGGCGCAAGCCATCCTGCGCAAGGCAGACGCCGAAGCGCGTGCGAAGGAGCTGGTGGCTCAGGGCGAGCAGGCGCTGAAGATGGTGGACGTGAACATCGCCCGCGAGCAGGTGGAAGTGCAGAAGGCGCAAGTGGAGGTGGAGCGCCAGGCACTGGAGAACAAGCAGACCTTCAGCGACGCCGCGTTGCGCTTTGAGCTGACCAAGCTCCAGATAGAAGCCAGCCGCGACATCCAGAAGGCTATCGCCGAATCCATCGGGCGGTTCATGAGCAATGGGCAGTTCGTCATCTTCGGCGACCCAGGCATGATGGCGAACATGGTGCAACAGTACTTCCGCGGCATGGGCGTCGGCGCGTTCGTGGACGGACTGATGAAAGGCTCGCCGTTGGGAGGCGACGGCAGTGTGGTGCCCCAGCTGGCGAACCAGGTGCTGTCGCTGGTGCAGAGCCTCACGGGCAAAGCGGTCTCACCTGAAGTGGCGCAGCAGGTAAACGACCTGGTGCAGCAGGTGGTGAGCTCCGCACAGAAAGAGAGCACGCCCACAGCGGAGCAGCCCGCTCAGGAATAAACAAAATATGGAGGGCGCGCCGAAGGTCACGTTCCCCAACGGCTCGGCGAGAGCCTCGCCCTCCACGCGTGTGGATTGGAGGGATGCATTTCGTTGCGTCCGAAGAGGGGCAGCACAACAGATCGCTCCACTTCTGCCTGCCACACCGGACATTTTGGGAGGAAACCGGGTATGCGCAGCGGGGGGATTCTTGCTCTTATCTGGCTCACAGGAGCGGTTTGGGCAATGGAGGTCAAAGGCACAACCCCAGGTAACCTGTTTGTTACTGGGAAGCGGTTGCATTTTACCATCACACAGGCAAAGGGTAATGTGCGGTATCAGCTGATAGACTACTGGGGGCAGCGCGTTGCCGAAGGGACGATGTCCACTCGCAATGGCAAAGCAGACCTCCGAATCAAAGCACAGCCTGCAGGCTACTATACACTCCGCTGTACCGATGAGGATGGCGCCGCGGTAGAGGTTGCAGTGGGGGTCGTGGTGGACAGAAAAGGTGCTCCATTGCCAAGCGAGGGGCGGGTGTGCGCTGATGCCGCCAGTGCGTGGCTGGTGCAGGGCGAGGAGCGATGGCGCACATTCGCGCACATCGTGCGTACCGCGGGCATCCCCTGGGTGCGCGAGCGCATTTCGTGGGGGCACGTGGCGCCGAGCAGGCAACAGCTGGACTGGAAACACTACCAGTATGTGGCGGATGTGTTGGCACAGCAGGGAATCCACATTTACCAGATATGGCATGATTCTCCAGCATGGTCGCATCCCGACAATCCCTCTGCGCACTGCCCGGACGACCTGCGTTCGGTGTACCGCTTCGCCCGCGAAGCCGCCAGCCGTTTTGCCCGGCAAATTCAGGCATGGGAGGTCTGGAACGAGCCGGACATCGACTTCTGGCGACATCTCAGTGACCGCTATGCGGGTTTGCTCAAAGCGGCTTACCTAGGGCTGAAGGATGGCAATCCACACGTACTGGTATTGCAGGGGTCTCTGTGCATTGGCGTCAGGTCTTTCGCGCGTCACCTCTTTGAGAACGGCATCGGCGACTATTTCGACATCTTCAACTGGCACATCTACGACGTGCCGTCCAACTATCCGCGTACGCTGCAGGCGTATCGGCAGCTGCTTGCCGAACATGGTCTGGGCGACCGCCTGGCGTGGTTAACCGAGGCGGGTATCCGCCTGCCGGGCACCGAGGGCGCGAGCAAGCGCATCCTCAGCGAGGAAAACCAGCGTAAGCAGTGCCAGTTTGTGCCGATGTCGGTAGTGATGTCGCTTGCGGCGGGCAACGACAAACACTTCTTCTTCGTACTGCCCGATTATCTGGAAAACGGTATCCAGTTCGGCGCGTTACGCCCCGACATGAGCCCCTACCCTTCGCTGATAGCTCTCTCCGCGTGCGCTAGCCTGCTTGGGAAAAGCCAGTATCTCGGTGAGTACCCAACCGGTGTGCAGGGCGCAGTCGCCCACCTCTTCTCTACTGCGCGCGGAAATGTGCTGGTCGCCTGGTCCGAAAGACCGGTTACCGTCCGCGTGCCCACTGAAAAACGCACGGTGCGCCTCGTGAACATTTTCGGTGCAGAGAGCGCACTCCAGGCAGAGGGCGGCGGTGTGCAGGTGCGGCTCGTGCCGGAAGTCGTCTATCTGGTGAACGTGGGCGAGACGATAAAGGGACGCATCCAACCAGCCTCGTCTCGCATTGGTCGCCTGCCCCAGAACAAGCCCTCGCGGGTGGTGGTAGTTGGCTATACGAATCTGCCTGTGGATAAAGGTCGCGATTGCTATCTATTTCGCCCCGGCGAGGGCTTCGACTACACGGTGGAGGTGTACCACTTCGGCGAGGGAATCGTAAGGGGAACGGTTAGCCTGTCGCTTTCCGGCGGCTCCGCGCAGCCTCAGCAGCAGGCGGTGCAGGTGCGGGCGATGGGCAGGCAAGTGTTGAGTTTCCGCGTCACGCCCGATGCGAGTGCAGAGGAGATGCGCATCGAAGTTCACAGTGATTTTGGCGCAGAAAAGGTGTCACCTTGCGTCAGTTACCTGTCGAGGCAAAGGTAACTCAACAAGGGTCAAGCGTGAACCTTCACATTGACTTTCGGCTCGTCCTGCGCTACAGTATGCTTAGAGGATAACGGAGGAAGGGGGAAGCAAGCATGAATCAGACCCTGCAGAACTGGCTACAAGAGCAGCTGGAGGAGCTGAAGCGCCAGCATCTCTATAAGGTTCCGCCCATCCTGCAGAGTGCGCCCGGAGGACGGGTGGTGCTGAACGGCAAAGAGGTCGTGAACATGTCCTCCAACAACTATCTGGGCTTGTGCACCCATCCGCGCATGAAACAAGCGGCTATCGAGGCGATAGAGAAGTGGGGTGTGGGGGCAGGCGCTGTACGCTGGATTGGCGGCACGATGAGCATACACGACGAGCTGGAGCAAAAGCTCGCCCAGTTCAAGAAGACGGAGGCGGTGCTGGTATTCCAGTCAGGTTTCGCGGCGAACTCGGGCACTATCCCCGCGGTGATGCAGGAAGGCGACGTGATTATCTCCGACGAACTGAACCACGCCAGCATCATCGATGGCGTTCGTCTGAGTGGCGCGGCATACAAGAAGAGCGAAGGCTATGTGTACCGCCATAAGGATATGAACCATCTGGAAGAGATTCTCAAGCGGTGCGGTCACTTCAAAAAGCGCATGATTATCACCGATGGCGTGTTCAGTATGGACGGCGACATTGCCCCTCTGCCCGACATCGTGGCGCTGGCGGAGAAGTACGACGCGCTGGTGATGGTAGACGACGCCCATGCCAGCGGTGTATTGGGCGAGCACGGTTCGGGAACTACCTCACACTTCGGGCTATATGGGCGTGTGGACATCCAGCTGGGCACCCTCTCCAAAGCGTTTGGCGTCATCGGGGGCTATATTGCAGGATCGCGTCTGCTCAAGGAGTGGCTGATTAACCGTGGGCGCCCCTACCTGTTCAGCACCGCCCATCCGCCGGCAGTGGTGGCTGCCCTGATCGCGGCGGTAGACATCCTGATGACCGACCCCGAACCGATGAAGCGGCTGTGGGACAACACCCGCTACTGGAAGGAGAACCTGCAGAAACTGGGTTTCGACACGATGGGCAGCGAGACGCCTATCACCCCCATCTACATCGGCGAAGAGGAGAAGGCACAGAAGATGCAGCAACGGCTGTTTGAGGAGGGAGTGTTCGCGCTCGGCATTGTGTACCCCACCGTGCCGAGAGGTAAGGCGCGCATCCGTACGATGCCCTCTGCGGTGCATACCCGCAAGGACCTGGACGATGCACTGGAAGCTTTCGCCAAAGTGGGCAAGGAGATGGGGCTGATATAGGAAGCAAGCCTTTCAGATTGTAGCCCTTCCAGGAGAAGAGACTTTATAGTGAAGGGTTGGGCTCGCCTGCTGGTCCTCATTTGCAAAAAACGCCCTCAGATAGTTATAATGAGCTTCGGCATCACAACGGATTGAGGGGAGAACCTATGAGCAAGCCACAGGCGGATATCGGTGTGTTCGGCGGTTCGGGGTTTTATCGCTTCTTAGACGATGTGCGGGAAATCAAAGTAGAAACGCCGTACGGTGCGCCCAGCGATCACATCGCTATCGCGGAAGTGCACGGCAGGCGGGTCGCCTTTCTGCCTCGACACGGACGACACCACAGCATCCCTCCACACAAGATTAACTTCCGTGCCAACCTGTGGGCGATGAAGGAGCTGGGCGTCACACGCATCATCAGCCCCTTCGCGGCAGGTAGTCTGCAGGCGCATATCCACCCAGGCGACTTCGTAGTGGTAGACCAGTACGTAGACCGCACGCATGGGCGTGCGGATACTTTCTACGAGGGACCGGTCGTCACACACGTCTCACCTGCCGACCCCTACTGTCCCACCCTGCGCCAAATAGCCATTGAGGTCATTCGTGCTCAGGGCATCACCTGCCATGAGCGGGGTACGGTAGTGGTGATTCAGGGACCGCGCTTCTCCACCAAAGCAGAGAGCCAGTGGTACACCTCGATGGGCTGGGAGGCTATCAGCATGACGCAGTACCCGGAGGCGTATCTGGCACGCGAGCTGGCGATGTGCGTGGTGGGCATCTCGCTGATTACGGACTACGACAGCGGGTTGGTGATGGGTGGACAGGTTCCGCCCGTAACCACCAAAGAGGTGCTGGAGGTGTTCCAGCGCAACTCCGAACGTATCAAGAACGTGGTGCTCGAGATGATCCGGCGCATTCCCGATGCACGGGAGTGTCCCTGCCCACACGTGTTGGATCACGCGCGCATCGAGGTGTAGCATGGAGATCCGCCCCGTACGCTGGGAAGGCGACGCGCTGGTGCTGATAGACCAGACGCAGCTGCCACATCGATTCGTGGAAGTAAGATATACCGACTGGCGCGAGGTCGCCGAGGCGATTCGGCATATGGTGGTGCGCGGTGCGCCAGCCATCGGTGCGGCGGCGGCGTGTGGACTGGTGCTGGCGGCGGAGGCGATGGATAGCTCCCAAAAGTCCGCCTTCCGTGAGCAGTGGCTGAAAGCTGCCGACGTTTTCGCCTCCACCCGCCCGACGGCGGTGAACCTCTTCTGGGCAATAGAGCGCATGAAGCGCGTCGTGCAAGCCTGTGATGATCCCAACGAGGCACGCCGCCGCCTGCGTGAGGAGAGCGAAGCCATCCTGCGAGAGGATATCGTAGCCAACCGCGCTATCGGCCGGTATGGGCAGGAGCTGATACCCGACGGCGCACGCATCCTCACTCATTGCAACGCGGGTGCGCTGGCAACGGTGGGCTATGGTACGGCATTGGGAGTCATTCGCGCGGCGGTGGAAGCAGGGAAGCACGTGCACGTCTACGCCGATGAAACCCGCCCGCGTCTGCAGGGGATGCAGCTCACCGCGTGGGAACTGGTGCAGGAACACATTCCCGTTACGGTGATTACCGACAACATGGCAGGGATGTTGATGCGTCGGGGCGAAATCGATGTGGTAGTGGTCGGAGCAGACCGAATCGCCGCCAACGGTGACGTGGCAAACAAGGTGGGAACTTACAGCGTGGCGGTGCTGGCGAAGTGGCACGGTATCCCGTTCTATGTGGCAGCACCCATTTCAACGATTGACCTGTCGGTGGCGGACGGTTCAGGTATCCCGATTGAAGAACGGTCGCCCGAAGAGGTGACGCATATCGCGGGGGTGCGCATCGCGCCCGAAGGGGTG encodes:
- a CDS encoding 8-amino-7-oxononanoate synthase encodes the protein MNQTLQNWLQEQLEELKRQHLYKVPPILQSAPGGRVVLNGKEVVNMSSNNYLGLCTHPRMKQAAIEAIEKWGVGAGAVRWIGGTMSIHDELEQKLAQFKKTEAVLVFQSGFAANSGTIPAVMQEGDVIISDELNHASIIDGVRLSGAAYKKSEGYVYRHKDMNHLEEILKRCGHFKKRMIITDGVFSMDGDIAPLPDIVALAEKYDALVMVDDAHASGVLGEHGSGTTSHFGLYGRVDIQLGTLSKAFGVIGGYIAGSRLLKEWLINRGRPYLFSTAHPPAVVAALIAAVDILMTDPEPMKRLWDNTRYWKENLQKLGFDTMGSETPITPIYIGEEEKAQKMQQRLFEEGVFALGIVYPTVPRGKARIRTMPSAVHTRKDLDDALEAFAKVGKEMGLI
- a CDS encoding purine nucleoside phosphorylase, with protein sequence MSKPQADIGVFGGSGFYRFLDDVREIKVETPYGAPSDHIAIAEVHGRRVAFLPRHGRHHSIPPHKINFRANLWAMKELGVTRIISPFAAGSLQAHIHPGDFVVVDQYVDRTHGRADTFYEGPVVTHVSPADPYCPTLRQIAIEVIRAQGITCHERGTVVVIQGPRFSTKAESQWYTSMGWEAISMTQYPEAYLARELAMCVVGISLITDYDSGLVMGGQVPPVTTKEVLEVFQRNSERIKNVVLEMIRRIPDARECPCPHVLDHARIEV
- the mtnA gene encoding methylthioribose-1-phosphate isomerase translates to MEIRPVRWEGDALVLIDQTQLPHRFVEVRYTDWREVAEAIRHMVVRGAPAIGAAAACGLVLAAEAMDSSQKSAFREQWLKAADVFASTRPTAVNLFWAIERMKRVVQACDDPNEARRRLREESEAILREDIVANRAIGRYGQELIPDGARILTHCNAGALATVGYGTALGVIRAAVEAGKHVHVYADETRPRLQGMQLTAWELVQEHIPVTVITDNMAGMLMRRGEIDVVVVGADRIAANGDVANKVGTYSVAVLAKWHGIPFYVAAPISTIDLSVADGSGIPIEERSPEEVTHIAGVRIAPEGVKVINPAFDVTPAQLVSAIITEEGIARPPYADSLARMVAKRSGEVR